In Phyllopteryx taeniolatus isolate TA_2022b chromosome 13, UOR_Ptae_1.2, whole genome shotgun sequence, the following are encoded in one genomic region:
- the LOC133488222 gene encoding dr1-associated corepressor-like, which yields MSARIKKIMQKNTEVGRIAMAVPVIISRVLEMFLKSLLTETRSITEADLSGVVSVAHVKRCMESQKLFRFLKDAAARFTSPSARDNRGLNVWPAYT from the exons ATGAGT GCTCGCATCAAAAAGATTATGCAGAAGAACACAGAGGTGGGAAGGATTGCCATGGCGGTGCCTGTGATCATCT CTCGAGTTCTCGAGATGTTCCTCAAGTCTCTGCTCACCGAAACCCGCTCGATCACCGAGGCCGACCTCAGCGGCGTCGTGTCCGTCGCGCACGT aaAGCGGTGCATGGAGTCGCAGAAGCTCTTCCGCTTCCTTAAGGATGCGGCGGCGAGATTCACGTCGCCGAGCGCACGGGACAACAGAGGTCTGAATGTGTGGCCAGCATACACGTGA
- the ahsa1b gene encoding activator of 90 kDa heat shock protein ATPase homolog 1b isoform X2: protein MAKWGEGDPRWIVEERADATNVNNWHWTERDATSWSSDKLKSLLLGLRVENDEGSCEVTEVSKVEGEASINNRKGKLIFFYEWNLKATWTGMSKAGIKYQGSVEIPNLSDENDMDDLDISVSLNKDEPETPLVHLMKSKGAENIRQALGNYVGFLKSEFTQGMILPTANGVVQLQSSQSKAKTDKTRISSSSSSSAAAVNTGVKIPTCKFTMTETFLTSPADLYRVFVNQEVRDQKIVMKWRYNNWPCEHYATVTLTFVDRSSETELRVDCRGVPDDDEDWTKDGWRRFYFEAIKQTFGFGARLF from the exons ATGGCCAAGTGGGGCGAAGGAGACCCTCGCTGGATCGTGGAAGAGCGAGCAGACGCCACGAATGTCAACAACTGGCACTG GACGGAACGAGACGCCACGAGCTGGTCGTCGGACAAGTTAAAAAGTCTTCTGCTGGGCCTGCGGGTGGAGAACGACGAGGGAAGCTGCGAGGTGACCGAGGTGAGCAAGGTGGAGGGCGAAGCGTCCATCAACAACCGCAAAGGGAAACTCATCTTCTTCTACGAGTGGAACCTTAAAGCAACCTGGACAG gAATGTCAAAAGCAGGAATCAAATACCAAGGATCCGTGGAGATTCCTAATCTGTCTGACGAGAACGATATGGACGATCTGGAT ATTAGCGTCTCGCTGAACAAAGACGAACCAGAGACACCGCTGGTCCACCTGATGAAGTCTAAAGGAGCCGAGAACATCCGCCAGGCGCTGGGAAACTACGTGGGTTTCTTGAAATCAG AGTTCACTCAGGGGATGATCCTGCCGACGGCCAACGGTGTGGTGCAGCTGCAGTCCTCTCAGTCCAAAGCAAAGACGGACAAAACTCGG atttcgtcgtcgtcgtcgagcAGCGCGGCGGCGGTCAACACGGGCGTGAAGATTCCCACGTGCAAGTTCACCATGACTGAAACGTTCCTCACCAGCCCGGCAGACCTCTACAGAGTCTTCGTCAACCAGGAG GTGCGAGATCAGAAGATCGTGATGAAGTGGAGGTACAACAACTGGCCCTGTG AGCACTACGCGACGGTGACGCTGACGTTCGTGGACCGCAGCAGCGAGACAGAACTGCGCGTGGACTGTCGCGGCGTTCCCGACGACGACGAGGACTGGACCAAGGACGGCTGGCGCAGGTTTTACTTCGAGGCCATCAAACAGACTTTCGGCTTCGGCGCGCGACTCTTCTGA
- the ahsa1b gene encoding activator of 90 kDa heat shock protein ATPase homolog 1b isoform X1: protein MAKWGEGDPRWIVEERADATNVNNWHWTERDATSWSSDKLKSLLLGLRVENDEGSCEVTEVSKVEGEASINNRKGKLIFFYEWNLKATWTGMSKAGIKYQGSVEIPNLSDENDMDDLDISVSLNKDEPETPLVHLMKSKGAENIRQALGNYVGFLKSEFTQGMILPTANGVVQLQSSQSKAKTDKTRISSSSSSSAAAVNTGVKIPTCKFTMTETFLTSPADLYRVFVNQEMTQAFTHAPATVAGEKGGMFRLLGGNVLGQFTELVRDQKIVMKWRYNNWPCEHYATVTLTFVDRSSETELRVDCRGVPDDDEDWTKDGWRRFYFEAIKQTFGFGARLF, encoded by the exons ATGGCCAAGTGGGGCGAAGGAGACCCTCGCTGGATCGTGGAAGAGCGAGCAGACGCCACGAATGTCAACAACTGGCACTG GACGGAACGAGACGCCACGAGCTGGTCGTCGGACAAGTTAAAAAGTCTTCTGCTGGGCCTGCGGGTGGAGAACGACGAGGGAAGCTGCGAGGTGACCGAGGTGAGCAAGGTGGAGGGCGAAGCGTCCATCAACAACCGCAAAGGGAAACTCATCTTCTTCTACGAGTGGAACCTTAAAGCAACCTGGACAG gAATGTCAAAAGCAGGAATCAAATACCAAGGATCCGTGGAGATTCCTAATCTGTCTGACGAGAACGATATGGACGATCTGGAT ATTAGCGTCTCGCTGAACAAAGACGAACCAGAGACACCGCTGGTCCACCTGATGAAGTCTAAAGGAGCCGAGAACATCCGCCAGGCGCTGGGAAACTACGTGGGTTTCTTGAAATCAG AGTTCACTCAGGGGATGATCCTGCCGACGGCCAACGGTGTGGTGCAGCTGCAGTCCTCTCAGTCCAAAGCAAAGACGGACAAAACTCGG atttcgtcgtcgtcgtcgagcAGCGCGGCGGCGGTCAACACGGGCGTGAAGATTCCCACGTGCAAGTTCACCATGACTGAAACGTTCCTCACCAGCCCGGCAGACCTCTACAGAGTCTTCGTCAACCAGGAG ATGACTCAGGCCTTCACGCACGCGCCGGCCACGGTGGCCGGAGAGAAGGGGGGGATGTTTCGACTGCTGGGCGGAAACGTTCTTGGCCAATTCACGGAGCTG GTGCGAGATCAGAAGATCGTGATGAAGTGGAGGTACAACAACTGGCCCTGTG AGCACTACGCGACGGTGACGCTGACGTTCGTGGACCGCAGCAGCGAGACAGAACTGCGCGTGGACTGTCGCGGCGTTCCCGACGACGACGAGGACTGGACCAAGGACGGCTGGCGCAGGTTTTACTTCGAGGCCATCAAACAGACTTTCGGCTTCGGCGCGCGACTCTTCTGA
- the ahsa1b gene encoding activator of 90 kDa heat shock protein ATPase homolog 1b isoform X3, which yields MSKAGIKYQGSVEIPNLSDENDMDDLDISVSLNKDEPETPLVHLMKSKGAENIRQALGNYVGFLKSEFTQGMILPTANGVVQLQSSQSKAKTDKTRISSSSSSSAAAVNTGVKIPTCKFTMTETFLTSPADLYRVFVNQEMTQAFTHAPATVAGEKGGMFRLLGGNVLGQFTELVRDQKIVMKWRYNNWPCEHYATVTLTFVDRSSETELRVDCRGVPDDDEDWTKDGWRRFYFEAIKQTFGFGARLF from the exons ATGTCAAAAGCAGGAATCAAATACCAAGGATCCGTGGAGATTCCTAATCTGTCTGACGAGAACGATATGGACGATCTGGAT ATTAGCGTCTCGCTGAACAAAGACGAACCAGAGACACCGCTGGTCCACCTGATGAAGTCTAAAGGAGCCGAGAACATCCGCCAGGCGCTGGGAAACTACGTGGGTTTCTTGAAATCAG AGTTCACTCAGGGGATGATCCTGCCGACGGCCAACGGTGTGGTGCAGCTGCAGTCCTCTCAGTCCAAAGCAAAGACGGACAAAACTCGG atttcgtcgtcgtcgtcgagcAGCGCGGCGGCGGTCAACACGGGCGTGAAGATTCCCACGTGCAAGTTCACCATGACTGAAACGTTCCTCACCAGCCCGGCAGACCTCTACAGAGTCTTCGTCAACCAGGAG ATGACTCAGGCCTTCACGCACGCGCCGGCCACGGTGGCCGGAGAGAAGGGGGGGATGTTTCGACTGCTGGGCGGAAACGTTCTTGGCCAATTCACGGAGCTG GTGCGAGATCAGAAGATCGTGATGAAGTGGAGGTACAACAACTGGCCCTGTG AGCACTACGCGACGGTGACGCTGACGTTCGTGGACCGCAGCAGCGAGACAGAACTGCGCGTGGACTGTCGCGGCGTTCCCGACGACGACGAGGACTGGACCAAGGACGGCTGGCGCAGGTTTTACTTCGAGGCCATCAAACAGACTTTCGGCTTCGGCGCGCGACTCTTCTGA
- the cdca4 gene encoding cell division cycle-associated protein 4, producing MFPKGTKRKFLDSAEEAATASGPGERGPASARTPSPSYSLQRQSLLDMSLIKLQLCHMLVEPNLCRSVLIANTVRQIQEEMTQDGTWQLMTQALAAAQCPADRLVATEVLCRQSDPAAAVAAGQSPKPYPLAGGLDEGYHSEEVVMEAGDAPKEVVSTQSYMAGPFGMGPCWEEREEDGEEEEEEEDGEESEGEDADERPEADSGPGEQVFGTFEIKQPPPPPPPDPALEELFSDVDPSYYELDTVLTGMQSAPKMGPYDLLESLSSHGPPPLSPGASCRSDLNELDHIMEIIVGS from the coding sequence ATGTTTCCAAAGGGCACCAAGCGCAAGTTCCTCGACTCGGCGGAGGAGGCGGCGACGGCGAGCGGTCCGGGCGAGCGGGGCCCGGCGAGCGCTCGGACACCGTCGCCTTCGTACAGCCTCCAGCGCCAGTCTCTCCTGGACATGTCGCTGATTAAACTTCAGCTGTGCCACATGCTGGTGGAGCCCAACCTGTGCCGCTCGGTGCTCATCGCCAACACGGTACGACAAATCCAGGAGGAGATGACGCAGGACGGCACCTGGCAGCTCATGACGCAGGCGCTCGCCGCCGCCCAGTGCCCCGCGGACCGCCTGGTGGCCACCGAGGTGCTGTGCCGGCAGTCGGacccggcggcggcggtggcggccGGTCAGAGCCCCAAGCCGTACCCTCTGGCGGGTGGCCTGGACGAGGGCTACCACTCGGAAGAGGTGGTGATGGAAGCGGGGGACGCCCCCAAGGAGGTCGTGTCCACGCAGTCCTACATGGCGGGCCCCTTCGGGATGGGCCCCTGCTGGGAGGAGCGCGAGGAGgacggcgaggaggaggaggaggaggaggacggcgaGGAGTCGGAGGGCGAGGACGCCGACGAACGTCCCGAGGCGGACTCCGGGCCGGGGGAGCAGGTTTTCGGCACCTTTGAGATCAAGCAGCcaccgcccccgcccccgccggACCCGGCACTGGAGGAGCTGTTCTCGGACGTGGACCCGTCCTACTACGAGCTGGACACGGTGCTGACGGGCATGCAGAGCGCCCCCAAGATGGGACCTTACGACCTGCTGGAGAGCCTGTCCTCCCACGGGCCGCCGCCCCTCAGCCCCGGCGCCAGCTGCCGGTCGGACCTGAACGAACTGGACCACATCATGGAGATCATCGTGGGCTCCTGA
- the si:dkey-177p2.6 gene encoding cell division cycle-associated protein 4 isoform X1: MSFGGSRVRPPESEGHVNAPPPRHIRCPVRGGGGGLSGGRAKQSQPAEQLRPRPLRSSGPAPTRSLGADRTFRIFSPGTRRRRTAAELCPLMTRTEDTSMLGRGVKRKWSCVEALDAAAEETQRRDGADAASGGSGDTGDMRRRVLGLSLEKLQRYRAGVELSLRRSVLLINTLRQIQDEMRGDVQENLNAVFCAPDSPVLHVDLKCPGCAEGGQESPSSALVSSSPEVNFGAISDMVNAMGYLSDLALDDIFEDIDTSMYETSDMSAGWMVGSLWPVSVSVWADEDGKGPAGSLQSCLMDVNELDHIMEILVKS, translated from the exons ATGAGCTTTGGTGGCTCACGTGTGCGGCCACCCGAGTCCGAGGGGCACGTGAACGCACCACCGCCGCGGCACATTCGCTGCCCCGTGAGGGGCGGAGGAGGAGGCTTGAGCGGCGGCCGAGCGAAACAATCGCAGCCGGCCGAGCAGCTGCGGCCACGCCCCCTTCGCAGCTCCGGTCCCGCCCCCACTCGATCCCTCGGAGCGGACCGAACATTCCGCATCTTCTCTCCCGGCACTCGACGACGACGTACCGCGGCCGAATTGTGTCCACTCATGACGCGGACCGAGGACAC GTCCATGTTGGGTCGCGGCGTGAAGCGGAAGTGGAGCTGCGTGGAGGCGTTGGACGCGGCCGCTGAGGAGACGCAGCGGCGCGATGGCGCAGACGCGGCATCGGGCGGCTCTGGCGATACCGGTGACATGCGTCGGCGCGTGCTGGGCCTTAGCCTGGAAAAGCTGCAGCGCTACCGGGCCGGCGTGGAGCTCAGCCTGCGCCGCTCGGTGCTGCTCATCAACACGCTGCGGCAGATCCAGGACGAGATGCGGGGCGACGTCCAGGAGAACCTGAACGCGGTCTTCTGCGCTCCGGACTCGCCTGTTCTGCATGTGGATCTCAAGTGTCCCGGGTGTGCGGAGGGTGGCCAAGAAAGTCCGTCCTCAGCACTGGTATCCTCTTCCCCGGAGGTGAACTTTGGGGCGATTAGCGACATGGTGAACGCCATGGGCTACCTCAGCGACCTGGCCCTGGACGACATCTTCGAGGACATAGACACTTCCATGTACGAGACCTCGGACATGTCCGCGGGCTGGATGGTGGGATCTCTGTGGCCCGTCAGCGTGTCCGTTTGGGCGGACGAGGACGGGAAAGGCCCCGCCGGGAGTCTCCAGTCGTGTCTGATGGACGTGAATGAACTGGACCACATCATGGAGATCCTGGTCAAGTCCTGA
- the si:dkey-177p2.6 gene encoding cell division cycle-associated protein 4 isoform X2, giving the protein MLGRGVKRKWSCVEALDAAAEETQRRDGADAASGGSGDTGDMRRRVLGLSLEKLQRYRAGVELSLRRSVLLINTLRQIQDEMRGDVQENLNAVFCAPDSPVLHVDLKCPGCAEGGQESPSSALVSSSPEVNFGAISDMVNAMGYLSDLALDDIFEDIDTSMYETSDMSAGWMVGSLWPVSVSVWADEDGKGPAGSLQSCLMDVNELDHIMEILVKS; this is encoded by the coding sequence ATGTTGGGTCGCGGCGTGAAGCGGAAGTGGAGCTGCGTGGAGGCGTTGGACGCGGCCGCTGAGGAGACGCAGCGGCGCGATGGCGCAGACGCGGCATCGGGCGGCTCTGGCGATACCGGTGACATGCGTCGGCGCGTGCTGGGCCTTAGCCTGGAAAAGCTGCAGCGCTACCGGGCCGGCGTGGAGCTCAGCCTGCGCCGCTCGGTGCTGCTCATCAACACGCTGCGGCAGATCCAGGACGAGATGCGGGGCGACGTCCAGGAGAACCTGAACGCGGTCTTCTGCGCTCCGGACTCGCCTGTTCTGCATGTGGATCTCAAGTGTCCCGGGTGTGCGGAGGGTGGCCAAGAAAGTCCGTCCTCAGCACTGGTATCCTCTTCCCCGGAGGTGAACTTTGGGGCGATTAGCGACATGGTGAACGCCATGGGCTACCTCAGCGACCTGGCCCTGGACGACATCTTCGAGGACATAGACACTTCCATGTACGAGACCTCGGACATGTCCGCGGGCTGGATGGTGGGATCTCTGTGGCCCGTCAGCGTGTCCGTTTGGGCGGACGAGGACGGGAAAGGCCCCGCCGGGAGTCTCCAGTCGTGTCTGATGGACGTGAATGAACTGGACCACATCATGGAGATCCTGGTCAAGTCCTGA